The following coding sequences lie in one Pungitius pungitius chromosome 18, fPunPun2.1, whole genome shotgun sequence genomic window:
- the ptges gene encoding prostaglandin E synthase: MADLMANEAFSCFVFYGVLLVLKMYTVAIITGQVRLRKKAFANPEDALRHGGLQFHREDPYVERCRRAHVNDMENILPFLFLGAIYSMTGPCLVAARVHFLAFAAARCLHTVAYLLGLRAPTRSLAYVVAQIPCVSMALQILVAVAAYA; encoded by the exons ATGGCAGACCTGATGGCAAACGAGGCGTTCTCCTGTTTCGTTTTCTACGGCGTGCTTCTGGTGTTAAAAATGTACACTGTGGCGATAATAACGGGACAAGTGAGGCTGCGCAAAAAG GCCTTTGCCAACCCCGAGGACGCGCTGAGACACGGAGGTCTGCAGTTCCACAGAGAGGACCCGTACGTGGAGAGATGCCGCAG ggCTCATGTCAACGACATGGAGAACATCCTCCCATTCCTCTTTCTGGGCGCCATCTACTCCATGACGGGGCCGTGCCTGGTCGCGGCCCGCGTCCACTTCCTGGCCTTCGCCGCGGCCCGCTGTCTGCACACCGTCGCCTACCTGTTGGGCCTGAGGGCGCCGACCCGCTCGCTGGCCTACGTCGTGGCGCAGATCCCGTGCGTCTCCATGGCCCTGCAGATCCTGGTGGCGGTCGCGGCGTACGCCTGA